The Achromobacter deleyi genome has a window encoding:
- a CDS encoding enoyl-CoA hydratase codes for MNIQRILQGEITDHIVAEKRGAAGWLTFNDPQRHNAVSYAMWEAIPVVLKAFAQDPEIRAVVLQGAGGKAFVSGANISQFDTLRSGEEAVQAYEVVAEAAQLALYDYDKPTLAYIQGYCIGGGLNIALCCDIRLASEGSSFAIPAGKLGLGYRLTAIRNLVTAVGPANALEIFLTAARYTAQEAKELGLLSKVAPAEELPAVLDKMLSQIQANAPLTLRAGKRMIRQMQQLGPEVDVEGMRRLVMECFESNDYREGRKAFAEKRAPVFTGT; via the coding sequence GTGAACATCCAACGCATCCTGCAGGGCGAGATCACCGATCACATCGTGGCTGAAAAGCGCGGTGCGGCGGGCTGGCTGACATTCAACGATCCGCAGCGGCACAACGCCGTTTCGTATGCGATGTGGGAAGCCATTCCGGTCGTGCTGAAGGCGTTCGCACAGGACCCGGAGATCCGCGCGGTGGTGCTGCAGGGCGCGGGCGGCAAGGCGTTCGTCAGCGGCGCGAACATTTCGCAGTTCGACACCTTGCGCAGCGGCGAAGAGGCGGTCCAGGCCTACGAGGTGGTCGCCGAGGCGGCGCAACTGGCGCTCTACGATTACGACAAGCCCACGCTGGCGTACATCCAGGGCTATTGCATCGGCGGCGGCTTGAACATTGCCCTGTGCTGCGATATCCGGCTGGCATCGGAAGGCAGTTCCTTCGCGATCCCCGCGGGCAAGCTGGGGCTGGGCTATCGGCTGACCGCGATCCGCAACCTGGTCACGGCGGTCGGCCCGGCCAATGCGCTGGAGATCTTCCTGACGGCGGCGCGCTATACCGCGCAAGAGGCCAAGGAACTGGGCCTGCTCAGCAAGGTGGCGCCCGCCGAGGAATTGCCAGCGGTGCTGGACAAGATGCTGTCCCAGATCCAGGCCAATGCGCCGCTGACGCTGCGCGCCGGTAAACGGATGATCCGCCAGATGCAGCAACTCGGGCCCGAGGTCGACGTGGAAGGCATGCGCCGTCTGGTCATGGAGTGCTTCGAAAGCAATGACTATCGCGAAGGCCGCAAGGCATTCGCGGAGAAAAGAGCGCCGGTGTTCACCGGCACCTGA
- a CDS encoding Bug family tripartite tricarboxylate transporter substrate binding protein: MKLRHLPLLAALLASPAVQASDDFPKQPVRIVVPHQAGSTTETFGRMLTPEMSTLLGKPIVIEARAGAAGTIGARDVAISKPDGYTGLMNASIQVMYPGIFKVLHFDPMKDFTPVGVFGFAPMVAVVRTQSAITSFKDLLETARAKPGTLTFASGGLGSLPHLVGELVNLRTGTRISHVPYNGTGQALTDVMGGHVDVLYASVASAIPLIKGGKLRALAVTSASRIDLLPDVPTIAESGIADFDVTSWYGYWVPRGTPPQVVAKLNQAMRDASAMEPVRKRLAGEGIIPSRMTADEFAAFAAAENVKWLDVMKQANVQPN; encoded by the coding sequence ATGAAATTGCGGCACCTGCCTTTGCTGGCGGCACTCCTTGCCAGCCCGGCCGTCCAAGCGTCGGATGATTTTCCGAAGCAGCCCGTGCGCATCGTCGTCCCGCATCAGGCGGGATCCACCACCGAAACCTTCGGGCGCATGCTGACGCCCGAAATGAGCACGCTGCTGGGCAAGCCCATCGTCATCGAAGCGCGCGCCGGCGCCGCCGGCACCATCGGCGCGCGCGACGTGGCGATCAGCAAGCCCGATGGCTATACCGGACTGATGAACGCGTCGATCCAGGTCATGTACCCGGGCATCTTCAAGGTCCTGCACTTCGATCCCATGAAGGACTTCACGCCCGTGGGCGTGTTCGGCTTCGCCCCCATGGTCGCCGTGGTGCGGACGCAATCGGCTATCACCAGCTTCAAGGACCTGCTCGAAACCGCGCGCGCCAAACCTGGAACCCTGACGTTCGCCTCCGGCGGCCTGGGCTCGCTGCCGCATCTGGTGGGCGAGCTGGTCAACCTGCGCACCGGAACGCGGATCTCGCATGTTCCCTATAACGGCACCGGCCAGGCGCTGACGGATGTGATGGGGGGACACGTGGATGTGCTGTATGCATCGGTCGCTAGCGCGATCCCGCTGATCAAGGGCGGCAAGCTGCGGGCCCTGGCGGTCACGTCGGCATCCCGGATCGACCTGCTGCCGGACGTGCCCACCATCGCCGAATCCGGCATCGCGGATTTCGACGTGACGTCCTGGTACGGGTATTGGGTGCCCCGCGGCACGCCGCCCCAGGTCGTCGCGAAGCTGAACCAGGCCATGCGGGACGCTTCGGCGATGGAGCCCGTGCGCAAGCGGCTGGCCGGCGAAGGCATTATCCCGAGCCGCATGACGGCCGATGAATTCGCCGCGTTCGCCGCGGCGGAAAACGTCAAATGGCTGGACGTCATGAAACAGGCGAACGTCCAGCCCAACTGA
- the cadR gene encoding Cd(II)/Pb(II)-responsive transcriptional regulator yields MRIGELATAAGTTVETVRYYEKEGLLPAPDRGLNNYRSYGQPHLERLRLIRNCRALDMTQDEIRAILSLADNHQTGCGPINELFDEHIAHVDARIAELTQLKAQLGELRQRCLSARPDTEDCGILHGLSEMQVEERQERHTHLG; encoded by the coding sequence ATGCGTATCGGCGAATTGGCCACGGCGGCCGGCACCACGGTCGAAACCGTCAGGTATTACGAAAAGGAAGGACTGCTGCCCGCCCCGGACCGGGGCCTGAATAACTACCGCAGCTACGGACAGCCCCACCTGGAGCGGCTGCGCCTGATCCGCAATTGCAGGGCGCTGGACATGACGCAGGACGAGATCCGCGCCATTCTGTCTCTGGCCGACAATCATCAGACGGGGTGCGGCCCCATTAACGAACTGTTTGACGAGCATATCGCGCACGTCGACGCGCGCATCGCGGAGCTCACGCAGCTCAAGGCCCAGCTCGGCGAATTGCGCCAGCGCTGCCTGTCGGCCAGGCCCGACACGGAAGACTGCGGCATCCTGCACGGCCTGAGCGAAATGCAGGTCGAAGAACGCCAGGAACGCCACACCCATCTGGGCTGA
- a CDS encoding CaiB/BaiF CoA transferase family protein: MDSKPLSRFTVLDLTRVRSGPAAVRQFADWGATVIKIEEPGDEQDDKPGGSAQFADYQNTHRNKRSVTLNLKHPQGRALFLDLVRQADVVVENYRPNVKFKLGIDYESLRKVNPRIVYASVSGFGQDGPYATRPGLDQIAQGIGGLMSVTGEPGRGPMRAGIPIADLTSGLFCAIGIFIALLEREVSGQGQWVQTSLLQSQVWMMDFQAMRWLMNGEVPGQSGNDHPTSSPTGVFPTRDGYMNIAAMGNDIYARLCRVLEIPGLIEDERFLTVPLRARNRAALNAAIGERTATRNTAEWIALMNEQGVPCGPILGMDQTFEDPQVRHLNLSRQIQHPDLGPISVVGQPMILSRTGPGEMAPAPERGEHNGDVYGGMLGLAPADLRQLAQDGVI; encoded by the coding sequence ATGGACTCAAAACCTCTGAGCCGGTTCACGGTTCTGGACCTGACCCGGGTGCGTTCCGGGCCGGCGGCGGTGCGCCAGTTCGCGGATTGGGGCGCCACGGTCATCAAGATCGAGGAACCCGGCGACGAGCAGGACGACAAGCCCGGCGGTTCCGCGCAGTTCGCCGATTACCAGAACACGCACCGCAACAAGCGCAGCGTGACGCTGAACCTGAAGCATCCGCAGGGGCGGGCGCTGTTCCTGGACCTGGTGCGTCAGGCCGATGTGGTGGTTGAAAACTATCGCCCCAACGTGAAGTTCAAGCTGGGCATCGACTACGAGTCGCTGCGCAAGGTCAATCCGCGCATCGTCTATGCCAGCGTATCGGGGTTCGGGCAGGACGGCCCCTACGCCACCCGTCCCGGCCTGGACCAGATCGCGCAGGGAATCGGCGGTTTGATGTCGGTGACCGGCGAGCCCGGCCGCGGCCCGATGCGGGCAGGGATTCCCATCGCCGACCTGACCTCGGGCCTGTTCTGCGCAATCGGCATCTTCATTGCGCTGCTGGAACGCGAGGTCTCGGGCCAGGGGCAGTGGGTCCAGACGTCGCTGCTGCAGTCGCAGGTCTGGATGATGGATTTCCAGGCAATGCGCTGGCTGATGAACGGCGAGGTCCCGGGCCAGAGCGGCAACGATCATCCCACCAGCAGCCCCACGGGCGTGTTTCCCACCCGGGACGGCTACATGAATATCGCCGCCATGGGCAACGACATCTATGCGCGCCTGTGCCGGGTGCTTGAGATCCCCGGGCTGATCGAAGACGAACGATTCCTGACGGTGCCGCTGCGCGCGCGCAATCGCGCCGCGCTGAACGCCGCCATCGGCGAACGCACCGCGACGCGCAATACGGCCGAGTGGATTGCGCTGATGAATGAGCAGGGCGTGCCCTGCGGCCCCATCCTGGGCATGGACCAGACTTTCGAGGACCCGCAGGTGAGGCATCTGAATCTCAGCCGCCAGATCCAGCATCCCGACCTGGGGCCGATTTCGGTGGTGGGGCAGCCGATGATCCTGAGCCGGACCGGGCCGGGCGAGATGGCGCCCGCGCCGGAGCGGGGCGAGCACAACGGCGACGTGTACGGCGGCATGCTCGGTCTGGCGCCGGCCGACCTGCGGCAGCTGGCCCAGGACGGCGTGATCTGA
- a CDS encoding CaiB/BaiF CoA transferase family protein has product MSAGSLSGLRVIDASRVLAGPYCGQALGDLGADVVKIEPPDGDETRTFGPAVNAGGAAYFQALNRNKRGMRLDLNLPAAREVLWHLLEDADVLIENFKASTLRAWGIADPAQLCERFPRLVHCRITGFGDDGPLGGMPGYDAAIQAASGLMSVNGEAEGPALRLGIPVVDLATGMQATIAVLAALQERVRSGRGQLCDVALHDCALGIAHPHLANYLWSGKEQPRSGNGHPNISPYDSFDTATTPIYIAVGNERQFATLCAELGCPELARDPRFHRNLDRIANRAALREALLQALARHDGAVLADRLMAAGVPAAPIRSVAQGAATPHAAHRAMVLEQDGYHGVGFPIKLRRTPASLRTLPPLPGQHNQEILRAAGYSESDIARLLETGALGPVQGASIPP; this is encoded by the coding sequence ATGAGCGCCGGCAGCCTGAGCGGCCTGCGCGTGATCGACGCCTCGCGGGTGCTGGCCGGCCCGTACTGCGGGCAGGCATTGGGCGACCTGGGCGCCGATGTCGTCAAGATCGAGCCGCCCGACGGCGATGAGACGCGGACCTTCGGCCCCGCCGTCAACGCGGGCGGCGCGGCGTACTTCCAGGCGCTCAACCGCAACAAGCGCGGCATGCGGCTCGACCTGAACCTGCCGGCCGCGCGGGAAGTGCTGTGGCATCTGCTGGAAGATGCCGACGTGCTGATCGAAAACTTCAAGGCCAGCACGCTGCGGGCGTGGGGCATCGCCGACCCCGCCCAGCTATGCGAGCGGTTTCCGCGGCTGGTGCATTGCCGCATCACCGGCTTCGGCGATGACGGCCCGCTGGGCGGCATGCCTGGCTATGACGCCGCGATCCAGGCAGCCTCCGGGCTGATGAGCGTGAACGGCGAAGCCGAGGGCCCCGCGCTGCGGCTCGGCATCCCGGTGGTCGACCTGGCTACCGGCATGCAAGCCACCATCGCGGTGCTTGCCGCCCTGCAGGAGCGCGTCCGCTCCGGCCGCGGCCAGCTTTGCGACGTGGCGCTGCACGACTGCGCGCTGGGCATTGCCCACCCTCACCTGGCCAACTATCTCTGGAGCGGCAAGGAGCAGCCCCGTTCCGGCAACGGCCATCCCAACATCTCGCCTTACGACTCCTTCGACACCGCCACGACGCCGATATACATCGCTGTCGGCAACGAACGCCAGTTCGCCACCCTGTGCGCGGAACTGGGATGCCCGGAACTGGCGCGAGACCCCCGCTTTCACCGCAACCTGGACCGCATCGCCAATCGCGCCGCGTTGCGCGAGGCCTTGCTGCAGGCGCTGGCCCGGCATGACGGAGCCGTGCTCGCCGATCGCCTCATGGCGGCGGGCGTACCGGCCGCGCCCATCCGCAGCGTGGCCCAGGGCGCCGCCACCCCGCATGCCGCGCATCGCGCAATGGTGCTTGAGCAAGACGGCTATCACGGCGTGGGATTTCCCATCAAGCTGCGCCGCACGCCAGCCAGCCTGCGCACGCTGCCGCCGTTGCCGGGGCAGCACAACCAGGAGATCCTGCGCGCGGCGGGGTACAGCGAATCGGATATCGCCCGTCTGCTCGAGACCGGCGCGTTGGGGCCGGTTCAGGGCGCGTCAATCCCGCCCTGA
- a CDS encoding nitroreductase family protein, with translation MTVTQTATPLHALTSRRSFKFLRAPAPKPDELEQILQAAMSAPDHGALRPWRFVVIQGEAIGKLADVALEAVKRSGDPRMTPEKEKSVREWMAAVPLFIGVAQKIAHDNTKIPEQEQLLATGCSVMNILNAVHMLGYGAFWSTGVGTYVEDVQNALGLDSLDYRFLGFLAVGTPACAVPPANRPDYRDFVTEWTGPV, from the coding sequence ATGACCGTAACCCAGACCGCCACTCCGCTGCACGCCCTGACCTCGCGCCGTTCCTTCAAATTCCTGCGGGCGCCGGCGCCCAAGCCCGACGAACTCGAACAGATCCTGCAGGCCGCCATGTCGGCCCCCGATCACGGCGCGCTGCGCCCATGGCGTTTCGTCGTGATCCAGGGCGAGGCCATCGGCAAGCTGGCGGACGTCGCGCTTGAGGCCGTCAAGCGCAGCGGCGATCCGCGCATGACGCCGGAAAAGGAAAAATCGGTGCGCGAATGGATGGCCGCCGTGCCCCTGTTCATAGGCGTGGCGCAGAAGATCGCGCATGACAACACCAAGATTCCCGAGCAAGAGCAACTGCTGGCCACCGGCTGCTCCGTCATGAACATCCTGAACGCCGTGCACATGCTGGGCTATGGCGCATTCTGGAGCACCGGCGTGGGCACCTACGTCGAAGACGTCCAGAACGCGCTGGGCCTGGATTCCCTGGACTACCGTTTCCTGGGTTTCCTGGCCGTGGGCACCCCGGCCTGCGCCGTGCCGCCGGCCAACCGCCCGGACTACCGCGACTTCGTCACGGAGTGGACCGGGCCGGTCTGA
- a CDS encoding Bug family tripartite tricarboxylate transporter substrate binding protein — translation MKTTTLKLALAGLAWACAAAPAHAQGSYPSQPIRIIVGYSAGGTTDILARALGEQLSKELKQPIIIENKAGAAGNIAAAAVQQAAPDGYTLFMATVSSHGINPAVYRKSLGYDPVGGFTPVSMIASIPLVLVANPKLPVKSVADLVELARAKPGDLNYSSSGNGSPVHVAGAMFASEAHVTIQHVPYRGGALANSSVMSGETQFSFATLPAALPQVKAGSLRALAVTTRERSTELPDVPTVAETTSFKGYEINTWNALMAPKGTPDAVVDVLNKAVARALAMPALQTRFKGEGATPGASSPAELGQFVNAELARWATVIKEVNIQIE, via the coding sequence ATGAAAACGACTACCCTGAAATTGGCGCTGGCCGGACTGGCATGGGCATGCGCGGCGGCGCCCGCCCATGCCCAGGGCAGCTACCCCAGCCAGCCGATCCGCATCATCGTGGGCTACTCCGCGGGCGGGACGACCGACATCCTGGCGCGGGCGCTCGGCGAACAGCTCAGCAAAGAGCTCAAGCAGCCCATCATCATCGAGAACAAGGCTGGCGCCGCCGGCAACATCGCAGCGGCCGCGGTGCAGCAGGCCGCGCCCGACGGCTACACCCTGTTCATGGCCACCGTGTCCAGCCATGGCATCAATCCGGCCGTGTACAGGAAGTCGCTGGGATACGATCCCGTGGGCGGTTTCACGCCGGTCAGCATGATCGCGTCGATTCCGCTGGTACTGGTGGCCAACCCCAAGCTTCCGGTCAAGTCCGTGGCAGACCTGGTCGAGCTGGCGCGCGCCAAGCCGGGCGACCTGAACTATTCGTCCAGCGGCAACGGTTCTCCGGTGCACGTGGCGGGCGCCATGTTCGCCTCGGAAGCGCACGTGACGATTCAGCACGTGCCGTATCGCGGCGGCGCGCTGGCCAATTCCTCGGTCATGAGCGGCGAAACGCAGTTCAGCTTCGCGACCCTGCCGGCGGCGCTGCCTCAGGTCAAGGCCGGCAGCCTGCGCGCTCTTGCCGTCACCACGCGGGAGCGCTCGACCGAACTGCCGGATGTGCCCACTGTCGCCGAAACGACCTCGTTCAAGGGCTACGAGATCAATACGTGGAACGCGCTGATGGCGCCCAAGGGCACGCCCGACGCCGTCGTCGACGTGCTGAACAAGGCCGTCGCCCGGGCCCTGGCCATGCCGGCCCTGCAAACCCGCTTCAAGGGCGAGGGCGCGACCCCCGGCGCCAGCAGCCCGGCGGAACTGGGCCAGTTCGTCAACGCGGAACTGGCGCGGTGGGCGACGGTCATCAAGGAAGTGAACATCCAGATCGAATGA
- a CDS encoding FadR/GntR family transcriptional regulator, with amino-acid sequence MNATSTAADQVFSSLGRPDNLPDEIAAQIRQKIVSGEFEPGQRLATEFELAQMFAVSRNVVREAIARLKLSGYVDTRRGVGTFVALDVGTRNFEIAPEDLLQPEPLAHIFWLRVELESGAAAQAALHRKPEQIETLRQALLRVDAAGNDWQAGADHALDFHMAVGEATNNPYFVRLLAHLRHVFRGAVRTLRYTSAGTERVAEIEREHHLIFDAIAAGDSDAARQAMRTHLTNGIQRHQTVIQGKQP; translated from the coding sequence ATGAACGCCACTTCCACCGCCGCCGACCAGGTCTTTTCCAGCCTGGGACGTCCTGACAATCTGCCCGACGAGATCGCCGCGCAGATTCGCCAGAAGATCGTCTCGGGCGAGTTCGAGCCGGGCCAGCGGCTGGCTACGGAATTCGAACTGGCCCAGATGTTCGCGGTCAGCCGGAATGTCGTGCGCGAGGCGATCGCCCGCCTGAAACTGTCGGGGTATGTGGATACCCGGCGCGGCGTGGGTACCTTCGTGGCGCTGGACGTCGGCACGCGCAATTTCGAGATTGCGCCCGAGGACCTGCTGCAGCCCGAGCCGCTGGCGCATATTTTCTGGCTGCGGGTCGAGCTGGAGTCGGGCGCGGCCGCGCAAGCGGCGCTGCATCGCAAGCCCGAGCAGATCGAGACCCTGCGACAGGCCCTGTTGAGGGTCGACGCCGCCGGCAATGACTGGCAGGCGGGCGCCGATCATGCGCTCGACTTCCACATGGCGGTGGGCGAGGCGACCAACAATCCCTATTTTGTCCGGCTGCTCGCGCATCTGCGGCACGTGTTCCGCGGCGCCGTGCGCACGCTGCGCTACACCAGCGCCGGCACCGAACGCGTGGCCGAGATCGAACGCGAGCACCACCTGATTTTCGATGCGATCGCCGCGGGCGACAGCGATGCGGCGCGACAGGCCATGCGCACGCACCTGACCAACGGCATTCAAAGACACCAGACAGTCATACAAGGAAAGCAACCGTGA
- a CDS encoding TetR/AcrR family transcriptional regulator: MDMIWSPPSDDAGPWRSQAARLAAQPCESGDDAQAWRDSGLAGLLGGEPSAVAVLAVLEGLAAARPRLSVMLAGAWAGAAALAQPGPRKKSRGAAKSAATAFPVCPVDAFDPATGLPAFTITAEGRSWRLRGSANCLGPTADPGAALLVYAHHADAPGSVSCALLPAASAGMAGAAGPEDGPGGLVHIDTLIGASLWLGPVRGAQAALLRTNALRRIAAAAQACGVGLAAYEAARLALPANGSDSDVAPARAALELAGCASALSAARMMLYEAARAAQAGKDIHFLSAMALLSAGECAERLLAAGFKIAAEQTRADPRPLQALLHARQQHLATAGPLDAQAALLARAITPSPLHPPLGVHSNMRNATTSAIRPDMPPGRVAEILDAAATAFTQQSYDSTTLDQIGDVLGVTKGTIYHHYRSKAHLFAAVYQRAMEMNIETITPIATQDGVRAVDRLYRMAYAHAMQVMRHLSYQRIAVQGLESHLMGRVSEDQRQRLAEVISLRDHYEELFVNVMAQAMEADELPRQNPRLAVKPLFGAINWTTMWYQPRPGETAADRDRLATHLATFVLSGLTQAHQPAEPPILASSQEQQA, from the coding sequence ATGGACATGATCTGGTCCCCTCCTTCCGACGACGCCGGTCCCTGGCGATCACAGGCCGCCCGGCTTGCCGCGCAGCCCTGCGAAAGCGGCGACGACGCACAGGCATGGCGCGACAGCGGCCTGGCCGGGCTGCTCGGCGGCGAACCCTCGGCCGTTGCCGTCCTGGCCGTCCTGGAGGGTCTTGCCGCCGCCCGCCCCCGCCTGTCGGTCATGCTTGCGGGCGCATGGGCCGGAGCCGCCGCGCTGGCCCAGCCCGGCCCCAGGAAGAAAAGCCGGGGAGCGGCGAAAAGCGCCGCCACGGCGTTTCCTGTCTGCCCCGTGGATGCGTTTGATCCGGCGACAGGCCTGCCGGCCTTCACGATCACCGCGGAAGGCCGCAGCTGGAGATTGCGCGGCTCGGCGAACTGTCTGGGACCGACTGCCGATCCGGGCGCCGCGTTGCTCGTCTATGCCCATCATGCGGACGCCCCCGGCAGCGTGTCCTGCGCGCTGCTGCCGGCGGCAAGCGCCGGCATGGCAGGCGCCGCCGGCCCCGAGGATGGACCGGGCGGCCTGGTCCACATCGACACGCTGATCGGCGCCAGCCTGTGGCTCGGCCCCGTCCGCGGAGCGCAGGCCGCCCTGCTCCGCACGAACGCATTGCGCCGCATCGCCGCCGCGGCGCAAGCCTGCGGCGTCGGCCTTGCCGCCTACGAAGCGGCGCGACTGGCCTTGCCGGCAAACGGTTCTGATTCCGACGTCGCCCCCGCGCGCGCGGCGCTGGAGCTCGCGGGCTGCGCCAGCGCACTATCGGCGGCCCGCATGATGCTGTACGAAGCCGCCCGCGCCGCGCAGGCCGGCAAGGACATTCACTTCTTGAGCGCCATGGCGCTGCTCTCGGCCGGCGAATGCGCCGAACGATTGCTCGCGGCCGGCTTCAAGATCGCCGCCGAACAGACGCGAGCCGACCCGCGGCCGCTGCAGGCCCTGCTGCACGCGCGCCAGCAGCATCTGGCCACCGCGGGCCCGCTGGATGCGCAAGCCGCGCTGCTGGCGCGCGCGATCACCCCATCCCCCCTCCATCCGCCCCTGGGAGTCCACAGCAACATGCGCAATGCCACCACTTCGGCCATCCGGCCCGACATGCCCCCAGGGCGCGTCGCCGAAATCCTGGACGCGGCGGCCACCGCCTTCACCCAGCAAAGCTACGACTCCACCACGCTGGACCAGATCGGCGATGTGCTGGGCGTCACCAAGGGCACCATCTATCACCACTATCGCAGCAAGGCGCACCTGTTCGCCGCGGTGTATCAGCGGGCGATGGAAATGAACATAGAGACCATCACCCCCATCGCCACCCAGGACGGCGTGCGCGCGGTGGACAGGCTGTATCGCATGGCCTATGCGCACGCGATGCAGGTAATGAGGCACCTGTCGTATCAGCGCATTGCGGTGCAGGGGCTGGAATCGCACCTGATGGGCCGGGTCAGCGAGGACCAGCGCCAGCGGCTGGCCGAAGTCATCAGCCTGCGCGACCACTACGAGGAATTGTTCGTGAACGTCATGGCGCAGGCCATGGAGGCGGACGAACTGCCCCGGCAGAATCCCCGCCTGGCGGTCAAGCCACTGTTCGGAGCCATCAACTGGACCACCATGTGGTACCAGCCGCGGCCTGGCGAAACCGCCGCGGACCGCGACCGTCTCGCGACCCATCTCGCCACCTTCGTCCTGTCCGGCCTGACGCAGGCGCATCAGCCCGCGGAACCGCCCATATTGGCATCGAGCCAGGAGCAGCAAGCATGA